The following proteins are encoded in a genomic region of Sorangiineae bacterium MSr12523:
- a CDS encoding tetratricopeptide repeat protein produces MDDSVGRRSPRSLSPERRASALPRSDHTHDPAGEEFLFHLFRGSELLQDSRVHEAKEELEQALLLQPRDPKGQDLLAVVYFRIGHYPRAIQIYEQLKRDHPGRASLSLNLALCYLKTGQAQLAREELEEVVRLSPEHRRAWGYLGLAYERLGDYDKAELAFERGGHSAMARRMMQRRGGRPSIAALSSELGYSMRPSDPTRDSYEPPRRYSENGKPPSLGAVETPTPAGATPAPHSEALEDVRAAAAEAFEELDAGELSFVLAQAETRRPDGEMWHPVEIGEAIRFPAHMPGPSSLPIPASAPAPSPRSVPQILAAARIAASVDRSIAAARNAGHVVVSLAKRENEETAHAFAVRFDALRSYTGTLAASVLERRGRGACDAFGGISATVMQVTGDGLLVLAPRAGRSALASTLGEDDVLFLREDAILAFDLTMPFENGKILQDPIFVAQLKGPGPVAFEYIEPLTTLEVTPSHPATVRSPSVLGWMGRLVPESIAPGEAPGGVRGLISFAGTGTVLVAGR; encoded by the coding sequence ATGGATGACAGCGTTGGACGACGCAGCCCCCGATCGCTCAGCCCGGAGCGTCGCGCGTCCGCGCTTCCGCGTTCGGATCACACGCACGATCCCGCAGGCGAGGAGTTTCTCTTCCACCTTTTCCGCGGCAGCGAGCTGCTTCAAGACAGCCGCGTGCACGAGGCCAAAGAGGAGCTCGAGCAGGCCCTCCTCCTTCAGCCGCGCGATCCCAAAGGGCAGGATCTGCTCGCCGTCGTCTACTTCCGCATTGGCCACTACCCGCGGGCCATCCAGATCTACGAGCAGCTCAAACGAGACCATCCCGGGCGCGCGTCGCTCAGCCTCAACCTTGCACTGTGCTACTTGAAAACCGGCCAGGCGCAGCTCGCGCGCGAGGAGCTCGAAGAGGTGGTGCGCCTCTCCCCGGAGCACCGCCGCGCGTGGGGCTACCTGGGTCTCGCCTACGAGCGGCTCGGTGACTACGACAAGGCGGAGCTCGCGTTCGAACGCGGCGGACACTCCGCCATGGCCCGCCGCATGATGCAGCGGCGCGGCGGGCGGCCTTCCATCGCGGCCCTCTCTTCGGAGCTCGGGTACTCGATGCGGCCCTCGGATCCCACGCGCGATTCGTACGAGCCGCCGCGACGCTACAGCGAAAACGGCAAGCCGCCGAGCCTCGGCGCCGTCGAGACACCTACCCCCGCCGGCGCGACGCCAGCGCCCCATAGCGAAGCCCTCGAAGACGTGCGCGCCGCCGCCGCGGAGGCCTTCGAAGAGCTGGACGCGGGCGAGCTCTCGTTCGTCCTGGCTCAAGCCGAAACGCGCCGCCCCGACGGAGAGATGTGGCACCCGGTGGAAATCGGCGAAGCCATTCGCTTTCCCGCGCACATGCCCGGGCCGTCGAGCCTTCCCATTCCCGCGTCGGCCCCCGCCCCGTCCCCGAGGTCCGTACCGCAGATCCTCGCCGCCGCGCGCATCGCGGCCTCCGTGGATCGGAGCATTGCAGCCGCACGCAATGCCGGACACGTCGTCGTGTCCCTCGCCAAGCGCGAGAACGAAGAGACCGCGCACGCGTTCGCGGTCCGCTTCGATGCGCTGCGCAGCTACACCGGCACGCTCGCCGCGAGCGTCCTCGAACGGCGCGGGCGCGGTGCCTGCGATGCATTCGGCGGCATCTCCGCCACGGTGATGCAGGTCACCGGCGATGGACTCCTCGTCCTCGCCCCACGCGCGGGCCGCAGTGCCCTCGCCTCCACCCTCGGCGAAGACGACGTCCTCTTTTTGCGCGAGGATGCGATTCTCGCGTTCGATCTCACCATGCCCTTCGAGAACGGAAAGATCCTCCAGGATCCCATCTTCGTCGCGCAGTTGAAGGGCCCAGGCCCCGTCGCCTTCGAGTACATCGAGCCGCTCACCACCTTGGAGGTCACCCCCTCGCATCCGGCGACCGTGCGTAGCCCTTCGGTTCTCGGTTGGATGGGCCGACTCGTTCCCGAGAGCATCGCACCGGGAGAAGCACCGGGTGGGGTGCGGGGTCTCATCAGCTTCGCGGGCACGGGAACCGTGTTGGTCGCCGGACGATGA
- the pgsA gene encoding CDP-diacylglycerol--glycerol-3-phosphate 3-phosphatidyltransferase, producing the protein MTVEHTPGSKATVPRDIKEQRKEHRRTLAQDAVNLPNLLTMARIVMIPVFLVLLDRQTPLDCFWAAIVYTLAALTDALDGYLARKMGVVSVLGKFLDPLADKLIVMAGLVWMVPMGRIPAWVVVVLLGREISVTGLRSVAANSGVVISAGREGKTKTALQMIGIIALVLGYPYHLAYLGIDLGVVDLVHVGRLLVYLSLVFSVASAAQYLQLFGQAVEAKESNLRDH; encoded by the coding sequence ATGACGGTCGAACATACCCCCGGTTCCAAGGCCACGGTGCCGCGGGACATCAAAGAGCAACGAAAGGAACACCGCCGCACCCTCGCCCAGGACGCGGTGAACCTTCCGAACCTCCTCACGATGGCCCGCATCGTGATGATCCCCGTCTTTCTCGTGCTGCTGGATCGTCAGACGCCGCTCGACTGCTTTTGGGCCGCCATCGTCTACACCCTGGCCGCCCTGACCGACGCGCTCGACGGCTACTTGGCCCGCAAAATGGGCGTGGTCAGCGTCCTCGGAAAGTTTCTCGACCCGCTTGCCGACAAGCTCATCGTCATGGCCGGCCTGGTCTGGATGGTCCCCATGGGCCGAATCCCCGCCTGGGTGGTCGTCGTGCTCCTCGGCCGCGAAATCAGCGTCACCGGGCTGCGCAGCGTCGCCGCCAATTCGGGCGTGGTCATCTCCGCCGGTCGCGAAGGCAAAACGAAAACGGCGCTGCAAATGATTGGGATCATCGCCCTCGTCCTGGGTTACCCCTATCATCTGGCGTACTTGGGTATCGATCTCGGCGTGGTCGACCTGGTCCACGTCGGGCGCTTGCTCGTGTATCTTTCGCTTGTCTTTTCGGTCGCCAGCGCCGCCCAGTACTTGCAGCTTTTCGGGCAGGCGGTCGAAGCCAAAGAAAGCAACCTACGCGACCATTGA
- a CDS encoding glycosyltransferase, which produces MTLLREMASNPASPYRVELGHVDDLHARDSASEMPDSAQVRPVDASATVVRLHGKTVAKGETSKAPASQISPRKQEESVLEELPPFARLAARQGRPLRVAILSDFTRIPYANGAAFQTRFLYQELRRCGHEVTVIGPHDPDARPEELAPGTVSLPSLPLKTYPGVHIPLPLASWVYDADRWNFDIVFAQTTSLLVEFGLWLRRMKGIPLLIVNTTHLAAAYDVLLPEKLSKIEAVHGGLEMFLRRPYEELFASIYNESDGLVVLSEGLRRYWRERGVTAPIHVIPRAVQPEMFDKPLGADPYEHLGNGRLSRGPRLLCAGRHTREKSQDRLIRIFARHIAKAEPDATLTLLGQGPDTEYYKRVAVEQGVADRVFFPGEVPFSKMADYYAYADLFLHASLSETYGNVMGEALWCGTPTVAFADGMGVSAQIQDGVNGVLLAPGNRGAGVDEADEAFARATLGLIRDPKRRGRLGQTAAKVARERAHPRVVEERIADAFQHAQDHAAACGLRPVAERPKALQWYTTFRYFRPWTTFMGGLYLFGHLRPAKESEKQKKTVKHPQIST; this is translated from the coding sequence ATGACCCTTCTCCGAGAGATGGCTTCGAACCCCGCCTCCCCTTATCGAGTAGAACTCGGTCACGTCGATGACCTTCATGCCCGCGACTCCGCAAGTGAAATGCCGGATTCGGCGCAAGTCCGTCCGGTCGATGCGAGCGCAACCGTCGTGCGATTGCACGGAAAAACGGTAGCCAAGGGTGAAACATCCAAGGCGCCGGCCTCCCAGATTTCCCCGAGAAAGCAGGAGGAATCGGTCCTCGAGGAGCTCCCGCCGTTCGCGCGTTTGGCCGCGCGACAGGGGCGGCCTTTGAGGGTGGCGATTCTCAGTGACTTCACTCGGATCCCGTACGCCAACGGTGCAGCGTTTCAGACACGCTTTCTGTATCAGGAATTGCGTCGGTGTGGTCACGAAGTCACAGTCATCGGTCCACACGATCCGGATGCCAGACCGGAGGAACTCGCACCGGGTACGGTGTCGCTTCCGAGTCTCCCACTGAAGACGTATCCAGGCGTGCACATCCCACTTCCACTTGCATCGTGGGTGTACGACGCCGATCGTTGGAACTTCGACATCGTCTTCGCGCAGACGACGTCGCTGTTGGTCGAATTCGGCCTATGGCTGCGCCGCATGAAGGGCATCCCGCTCCTCATCGTGAACACGACGCACCTCGCGGCCGCCTACGACGTGCTGCTGCCCGAGAAGCTCTCGAAGATCGAGGCGGTCCACGGCGGCTTGGAGATGTTCCTGCGCCGGCCGTACGAGGAGCTTTTCGCCAGCATTTACAACGAGAGCGATGGCCTCGTGGTGCTGTCCGAGGGGCTGCGCCGCTACTGGCGTGAGCGTGGGGTGACCGCGCCCATCCACGTGATTCCGCGCGCCGTACAGCCGGAGATGTTCGACAAGCCGCTCGGGGCGGACCCCTACGAGCACCTCGGCAATGGCCGGCTCTCCCGCGGCCCGCGCCTCCTGTGCGCCGGGCGCCACACCCGTGAAAAATCGCAGGACCGGCTGATTCGCATCTTCGCGAGGCACATTGCCAAGGCGGAGCCGGATGCGACGTTGACCTTGCTCGGGCAGGGACCCGACACGGAGTACTACAAGCGCGTCGCCGTTGAACAGGGCGTGGCCGATCGGGTGTTCTTCCCGGGCGAGGTGCCGTTCTCGAAGATGGCGGATTACTACGCGTACGCCGATTTGTTCTTGCACGCGTCGCTCAGCGAAACCTACGGCAACGTCATGGGCGAGGCGCTCTGGTGCGGCACGCCGACCGTTGCCTTTGCCGACGGAATGGGCGTCAGCGCGCAAATCCAGGACGGCGTCAACGGCGTGCTCCTCGCCCCGGGCAACCGCGGTGCGGGCGTCGACGAGGCCGACGAGGCCTTCGCCCGGGCGACGCTCGGCTTGATCCGCGATCCGAAGCGGCGTGGCCGTCTCGGTCAAACGGCCGCGAAGGTGGCGCGGGAGCGCGCGCATCCCCGCGTCGTCGAGGAGCGTATCGCGGATGCTTTCCAGCATGCGCAGGACCACGCGGCCGCATGCGGGCTTCGCCCGGTGGCCGAGCGCCCGAAGGCGCTGCAGTGGTACACGACCTTCCGCTACTTCCGGCCGTGGACGACGTTCATGGGCGGTCTGTACCTGTTCGGCCACCTTCGCCCCGCGAAGGAGAGCGAGAAGCAGAAGAAGACCGTGAAGCACCCGCAGATCAGCACCTGA
- a CDS encoding glycosyltransferase — MKVIDVTEFYSIRGGGVRSHLSEKGHISCQLGHDHWVVAPGEKTTLQVVEKDENATGQSRVNYVGGPALPYDPTYHLLWRVDAVHRLVRQERPDVLEIHSPYVAAASSLSIPRKYFGIRTFVWHADFIDTYLRGPLTRRLSPSTVDVVVEPLWAWIRAIASGCDATFAASRWQAEKLTAHGVPGVTYLPFGVDKTRFKPGARSESVKAEILGPRASTGGPLLVAIGRFAIEKRWDVVLDAFAALREERHLKGLPAATLAIFGDGPERAAMQAQVAGCNDVLFFGFVKDRERLASVLASADALIHGCPYETFGLGIAEAVSCGLPIVVPDEGGAAEQALPGASEIYPTGDATACMHATQRLLARDRTEVFAYARRAADLVPSVEDHFKRLFSMYEDLSKKRRQSPPRKNRRERSRIDPRRFARIP, encoded by the coding sequence ATGAAGGTCATCGACGTGACCGAGTTCTACTCGATAAGGGGAGGCGGGGTTCGAAGCCATCTCTCGGAGAAGGGTCATATTTCGTGCCAGCTGGGCCATGACCACTGGGTGGTCGCGCCGGGGGAGAAAACCACGCTCCAGGTAGTGGAGAAAGATGAAAATGCAACCGGGCAGAGCAGAGTAAACTATGTAGGTGGACCTGCGCTACCTTACGACCCCACGTACCATTTGTTGTGGCGCGTGGATGCGGTCCACCGTCTCGTTCGTCAAGAGCGGCCGGACGTTTTGGAGATTCACTCGCCCTACGTCGCGGCGGCGTCCTCCCTATCCATCCCGCGTAAGTACTTCGGTATCCGCACCTTCGTCTGGCATGCGGACTTCATCGATACGTACCTGCGCGGGCCTCTCACGCGCAGGCTCTCCCCGTCGACGGTGGACGTGGTGGTCGAGCCGCTCTGGGCGTGGATCCGCGCCATTGCGAGCGGCTGCGATGCGACCTTCGCCGCTTCGCGCTGGCAGGCGGAGAAGCTGACCGCGCACGGCGTCCCAGGGGTGACGTACCTCCCCTTCGGCGTGGACAAGACGCGCTTCAAGCCGGGCGCGCGCAGCGAGAGCGTCAAGGCGGAGATCCTCGGCCCGCGGGCGTCCACGGGAGGGCCGCTTTTGGTCGCCATCGGCCGCTTCGCCATCGAGAAGCGATGGGACGTCGTGCTCGATGCCTTCGCCGCCCTGCGCGAGGAACGCCACCTCAAAGGCCTGCCGGCGGCGACCTTGGCCATTTTCGGCGACGGCCCCGAGCGCGCGGCGATGCAGGCGCAGGTCGCCGGCTGCAACGATGTGCTGTTCTTCGGCTTCGTGAAGGACCGAGAGCGCCTCGCCAGCGTGCTGGCCAGTGCCGATGCCTTGATCCACGGCTGTCCTTACGAGACGTTCGGTCTAGGCATCGCCGAAGCCGTGTCGTGCGGACTTCCCATCGTGGTGCCCGACGAGGGGGGCGCGGCCGAGCAAGCATTGCCCGGCGCCTCCGAGATTTACCCCACGGGGGATGCCACCGCGTGCATGCATGCGACCCAGCGGCTCCTGGCGCGCGATCGCACGGAGGTGTTCGCCTACGCACGGCGGGCAGCGGACCTCGTTCCGAGCGTCGAAGATCATTTCAAGCGCCTCTTTTCGATGTACGAGGACTTGTCGAAGAAACGACGTCAGTCCCCACCAAGGAAAAACCGCCGTGAGCGTTCACGTATCGATCCACGACGTTTCGCCCGCATTCCGTAG
- a CDS encoding polysaccharide deacetylase family protein, with amino-acid sequence MSVHVSIHDVSPAFRSEIEFALEMSHARGIKPALLVVPNFHGEHPLEEDASFCGWLRDLQADGHEIFLHGFFHAAGAPRLRDDGRPGGTFSRFFAQRVVSGGEAEFSDVSADEARARLAEGERILSKAGLHIDGFIPPAWSMPPWMLDILAERRIAYTEDHLYMYAPSARRKKPSLVLNYASRTPSRLFSSVAFCRIAKPAKALLPARIAIHPADMRFRLLRHEVQHLLKWAEGDTVERATALV; translated from the coding sequence GTGAGCGTTCACGTATCGATCCACGACGTTTCGCCCGCATTCCGTAGCGAAATCGAGTTTGCTCTGGAGATGTCGCACGCGCGCGGCATCAAGCCCGCGCTTCTCGTCGTTCCGAATTTCCATGGTGAGCATCCTCTGGAGGAGGACGCGTCGTTCTGCGGGTGGCTTCGCGATCTGCAGGCCGACGGCCACGAGATTTTTCTCCACGGCTTCTTCCACGCCGCGGGCGCCCCTCGCCTTCGCGACGACGGCCGTCCCGGGGGCACCTTCTCGCGGTTCTTCGCCCAACGCGTCGTCTCCGGCGGCGAGGCCGAGTTCAGCGACGTCTCCGCCGACGAGGCACGCGCCCGCCTCGCCGAAGGCGAGCGCATTCTGTCCAAGGCGGGGCTGCACATCGACGGGTTCATCCCGCCCGCCTGGTCCATGCCTCCGTGGATGCTCGACATCCTGGCCGAGCGCCGCATCGCCTACACGGAGGACCACCTTTACATGTACGCCCCCTCCGCCCGCCGCAAGAAGCCGAGCCTCGTTCTCAACTACGCCAGCCGCACCCCGAGCCGCCTCTTCTCCAGCGTTGCCTTCTGCCGCATCGCCAAGCCGGCCAAAGCCTTGCTCCCCGCCCGCATCGCCATCCACCCCGCCGACATGCGCTTCCGGCTCCTGCGCCACGAGGTACAGCACTTGTTGAAATGGGCGGAGGGCGACACGGTGGAGAGGGCGACGGCGTTGGTCTGA
- a CDS encoding MMPL family transporter produces MIKRIVAKSVDWAGRYPVIVLMLALATIVASWSYASRLELRTDLLELLPRDSEGFKAFEHQLGRVGGGADLIVVVESPDRAANERFIDAMSAKLDATMAEHKACVAACKDDASCRATRCGPDLIAYTETGTKDVRKFFQDNKWLYADLKDLEDADNTLDHQIAIGSGLVSDLTADEPPAPAPAGSAAKPPAAAAPGAEKPAAPPKEEKKPALGLDQYRDRWQQRANKNDDFPTGYFATPDGRMLGLRIISKTAGMGDANGEALLRMVEKMVAEVNPHAFHPEMQAGLAGAIANATEERQSIMSDAAWATGMALVLILAGLVVFFRSFWSLIIIILPAFVGIGAAYSFAMATYGYVNTSGAFLGAIILGNGINYPIVLLARYREFRARGLPPDQARRDAVWNAFRAELVGASVGGIAYGSLVITNFRGFSQFGLIGFVGMLLVWLSMIPTVPALIVVLEWIQEKLPPWLRDPAPRIQSDGSRGPVMRIIADVTERRPWIFVGAAAVLCAVTAWKLPSYLHDPWEYNFDRLGSRGSKSSGAGSWSTKAEHVFGGKMNIAGALMLADSPEQVPMLKEQIFKNDAADPQGKLIADITTVDDLLPGNAEEQKKKLEVLERIRDRLTPAVLASMQEDERKRVLEVKPPEDLAPVAAKDLPALLRRRFEESNGTLGTVFYVKPQNISLSDGYIALRIAKTTDNVKLPNGTVVQTASRSTIFAEIIHAMERDGPLATGASFLAVCLVVLVATSSFRGFIVVIGSLVMGVLWTIGGAALIDMKLNFLNFIALPITFGIGSEYPFNVFDRSRLLGGDVTSAVKRTGGAVALCSYTTTVGYGALLFNDNQALQSFGKLAMSGEILCLVAALLVLPSILHIWRQKKGEEAPVAREAAG; encoded by the coding sequence TTGATCAAGCGCATCGTCGCCAAATCCGTCGACTGGGCAGGACGCTACCCGGTCATCGTCCTGATGCTCGCCCTTGCCACCATCGTGGCGAGTTGGAGCTATGCATCGCGCCTCGAGCTCCGCACGGATCTCCTCGAGCTCTTGCCCCGCGACAGCGAGGGCTTCAAGGCCTTCGAGCATCAGCTCGGGCGGGTCGGCGGTGGGGCCGACCTCATCGTGGTCGTCGAGTCTCCGGATCGGGCGGCGAACGAGCGCTTCATCGACGCGATGTCGGCAAAGCTCGACGCGACCATGGCCGAGCACAAGGCCTGCGTGGCGGCATGTAAAGACGATGCCTCGTGCCGCGCCACGCGCTGTGGTCCGGATCTCATCGCGTACACGGAGACCGGCACGAAGGACGTGCGCAAGTTTTTCCAGGACAACAAGTGGCTCTATGCCGACTTGAAGGATCTGGAGGACGCGGACAACACGCTGGATCACCAGATTGCCATTGGTAGCGGGTTGGTGAGCGATCTGACGGCGGACGAGCCGCCCGCGCCCGCTCCCGCAGGTTCTGCCGCGAAGCCGCCGGCCGCGGCGGCACCGGGCGCCGAGAAGCCTGCCGCACCGCCGAAAGAGGAGAAGAAGCCGGCGCTCGGTTTGGACCAATACCGCGACCGGTGGCAGCAGAGGGCGAACAAGAACGACGACTTCCCGACGGGCTACTTTGCGACGCCCGACGGGAGAATGCTGGGTCTGCGCATCATCTCGAAGACTGCAGGCATGGGCGACGCCAATGGCGAAGCGTTGCTGCGCATGGTCGAGAAGATGGTCGCCGAGGTGAACCCGCATGCGTTCCACCCGGAGATGCAGGCAGGTCTCGCCGGCGCCATCGCCAATGCGACGGAGGAGCGGCAGTCGATCATGAGCGATGCCGCGTGGGCCACCGGCATGGCGTTGGTGCTCATTCTGGCGGGCCTGGTCGTCTTCTTCCGATCCTTCTGGTCGCTGATCATCATCATCTTGCCCGCGTTCGTCGGCATCGGTGCGGCCTATTCGTTCGCGATGGCCACGTACGGGTACGTGAACACCTCGGGCGCGTTCCTCGGGGCCATCATCCTGGGCAACGGCATCAACTACCCGATCGTGCTGCTCGCGCGATACCGCGAGTTCCGCGCGCGCGGGCTGCCGCCGGACCAGGCGCGGCGCGACGCCGTGTGGAATGCGTTCCGCGCGGAGCTCGTCGGGGCCAGCGTCGGCGGCATCGCCTACGGCTCCTTGGTCATCACGAACTTCCGCGGGTTCAGCCAATTCGGACTCATTGGCTTCGTGGGGATGCTGCTCGTGTGGCTCTCGATGATCCCGACGGTGCCCGCGCTCATCGTCGTTCTGGAGTGGATCCAGGAGAAGCTGCCCCCGTGGCTGCGCGATCCGGCGCCGCGCATCCAGAGTGATGGAAGCCGCGGGCCGGTGATGCGCATCATCGCCGACGTGACCGAGCGCCGCCCGTGGATCTTCGTAGGCGCCGCGGCCGTTCTCTGCGCGGTGACCGCATGGAAGCTGCCGAGCTACTTGCACGATCCGTGGGAGTACAACTTCGATCGACTGGGCTCACGCGGGTCGAAGTCGAGCGGTGCAGGAAGCTGGTCCACGAAGGCGGAGCACGTCTTCGGCGGCAAGATGAACATTGCTGGCGCGCTGATGCTCGCGGACTCGCCCGAGCAGGTGCCGATGCTCAAGGAGCAGATCTTCAAGAACGACGCCGCCGATCCGCAGGGCAAGCTCATTGCGGACATCACGACGGTGGACGATTTGCTCCCGGGCAACGCCGAGGAGCAGAAGAAGAAGCTCGAGGTGCTCGAGCGCATTCGCGATCGCCTTACGCCCGCGGTGCTCGCATCGATGCAAGAGGACGAGCGCAAGCGCGTGCTGGAGGTGAAGCCTCCCGAGGATCTCGCGCCGGTTGCCGCGAAAGATCTGCCTGCGCTGCTGCGCCGCCGTTTCGAGGAGTCGAACGGGACGCTGGGCACCGTGTTCTACGTGAAGCCGCAGAACATCTCGCTCTCCGACGGCTACATCGCGCTGCGCATCGCCAAGACCACGGACAACGTCAAATTGCCCAACGGTACGGTGGTGCAGACGGCGAGCCGTTCGACGATCTTCGCGGAGATCATCCACGCGATGGAGCGCGACGGTCCGCTCGCCACGGGCGCATCGTTCTTGGCGGTCTGCCTGGTGGTGCTGGTGGCCACGAGCAGTTTCCGCGGGTTCATCGTGGTCATCGGTTCGCTGGTGATGGGTGTCCTCTGGACCATCGGTGGCGCGGCGCTCATCGACATGAAGCTCAATTTCTTGAACTTCATCGCGCTGCCCATCACCTTCGGCATCGGTTCGGAGTATCCGTTCAACGTCTTCGACCGCTCCCGTCTCCTTGGTGGCGACGTCACCTCCGCCGTCAAACGCACCGGCGGCGCCGTCGCCCTCTGCAGCTACACGACCACCGTCGGCTACGGCGCCCTGCTCTTCAACGACAACCAGGCGCTCCAATCCTTCGGCAAGCTCGCCATGTCCGGCGAAATCCTCTGCCTCGTCGCTGCGCTCTTGGTGCTGCCATCGATTTTGCACATCTGGCGGCAGAAAAAGGGAGAAGAGGCTCCGGTTGCGAGGGAGGCGGCGGGGTAA
- a CDS encoding glycosyltransferase family 4 protein encodes MARLEGRKVRVLFINDTARNGGPGRSLFYILKFLDPKVVHRAVVLPRPGVIGELYEKGGVVDDLFFEQNLVENPIEPWNRPMQREDFDAALPLKGVRLAGNVVRGARAIARLSALARRGRFDLLYCNGTNADFAGGALARTSGVPALWHVRYTSLPSAVAPLHDRLAASRGVRRIVCVSKAAASLFPHCPEKVSVIHNALDVEEFNASRVTPALRAELGLGPDVIVFGSQGRILRRKGYIEMVRAAGIALKDLSDAEKERVRFVIIGDTPQDFRPDHLAECRELAESLGIQKWVHFAGFRADVKPYVADFDVAVVPSVYPDPLPRAVIESMAMGKPVIAFDVGGVAEMLADGITGTLVRLPRERDVQGSGRDDDSGVRGLAAEFVRYMRDPGLRAEQGKLARARIEREFSGERQAKKIQNEILLAAGFGESIENLEASP; translated from the coding sequence TTGGCAAGGCTCGAAGGTCGTAAGGTCCGGGTTCTCTTCATCAACGACACTGCGCGCAACGGCGGTCCGGGGCGCAGCCTCTTTTATATTCTGAAGTTCCTCGATCCCAAGGTGGTGCATCGCGCGGTGGTCCTGCCGCGTCCCGGGGTCATTGGGGAACTCTATGAAAAAGGCGGCGTGGTGGACGACCTGTTCTTCGAGCAGAACCTGGTCGAAAACCCCATCGAGCCGTGGAATCGCCCCATGCAGCGCGAGGACTTCGACGCCGCGCTGCCCCTCAAGGGCGTGCGCCTCGCGGGCAATGTGGTGCGTGGCGCCCGGGCCATCGCCCGATTGAGCGCCCTCGCGCGACGCGGTCGGTTCGACCTGCTCTATTGCAACGGCACCAACGCGGACTTCGCCGGCGGTGCCTTGGCGAGAACTTCCGGTGTGCCCGCCCTGTGGCACGTGCGATACACGTCGCTGCCGAGTGCGGTCGCGCCGCTACACGATCGGCTGGCGGCCAGTCGCGGGGTGCGCCGCATCGTTTGCGTGTCGAAGGCGGCGGCGTCGTTGTTCCCTCATTGTCCGGAAAAGGTCTCGGTCATCCACAACGCGCTGGACGTCGAGGAGTTCAATGCGTCGCGCGTGACCCCGGCGCTGCGCGCGGAGCTCGGCCTCGGGCCGGACGTGATCGTCTTCGGCAGCCAAGGCCGGATTTTGCGCCGCAAAGGCTACATCGAGATGGTGCGCGCCGCGGGCATCGCCCTGAAGGACCTCTCCGACGCCGAGAAAGAGCGGGTGCGCTTCGTCATCATCGGCGATACGCCGCAGGATTTCCGCCCCGATCATCTGGCCGAGTGCCGCGAGCTCGCGGAAAGCCTGGGCATCCAGAAATGGGTGCACTTTGCAGGTTTTCGCGCGGACGTGAAACCCTACGTGGCCGACTTCGATGTCGCGGTGGTGCCCAGCGTGTACCCCGATCCGCTGCCGCGTGCGGTCATCGAATCGATGGCCATGGGCAAGCCGGTGATCGCGTTCGACGTGGGCGGTGTCGCGGAAATGCTCGCGGACGGAATTACGGGTACCCTCGTTCGGTTACCGCGGGAACGAGACGTGCAAGGCAGTGGACGCGATGACGACAGCGGAGTGCGAGGTTTGGCGGCGGAGTTCGTTCGATACATGCGCGATCCCGGCTTGCGCGCCGAGCAGGGCAAGCTGGCACGGGCGCGCATCGAGCGCGAATTCAGCGGTGAGCGGCAGGCCAAGAAGATCCAAAATGAGATTCTTCTCGCGGCGGGCTTCGGTGAGAGCATAGAGAACCTCGAGGCGTCTCCTTGA
- a CDS encoding DUF3025 domain-containing protein: protein MLRREDDRSTPRTLRARRTDPDAKCFAPRFYERDPLFWPIAQAASAFRDEPDWPAVETYVRAFGETPPPITFEVQIPKKTRRKRREARGDNDTVDVQALYDGKITLTKRVPTRPRQWHDFLNALVWAAFPAAKAALHARQYAAISARIPTEATRLPNARTRELDALALIDEGGVIAPHGGRPFIFGHALYEGLVLEGRAMIARALVLPPSDAPLDEAIAAALRDPSLVPEMLPRMPLSELS from the coding sequence ATGCTTCGCCGGGAGGACGACCGTAGCACGCCGAGAACGCTCCGCGCGCGCCGCACGGATCCCGATGCCAAGTGCTTCGCGCCGCGCTTTTACGAGCGGGACCCACTCTTTTGGCCCATTGCCCAGGCGGCGTCGGCCTTTCGCGACGAGCCGGATTGGCCCGCCGTGGAAACGTACGTGCGGGCCTTCGGCGAGACGCCCCCGCCGATCACGTTCGAGGTGCAGATCCCCAAGAAGACGCGCCGCAAGCGCCGGGAGGCACGCGGCGACAACGACACCGTCGACGTGCAGGCGCTCTACGACGGGAAGATCACGCTCACCAAGCGGGTGCCGACGCGCCCTCGCCAGTGGCACGACTTTCTGAACGCGCTCGTTTGGGCCGCGTTTCCTGCGGCCAAAGCGGCGCTCCACGCACGCCAGTACGCGGCCATCTCCGCGCGAATTCCGACCGAGGCCACGCGCTTGCCCAACGCGCGCACGCGCGAGCTGGACGCGCTCGCCTTGATCGACGAGGGCGGCGTCATCGCCCCCCACGGCGGCCGCCCGTTCATCTTCGGCCATGCTCTGTACGAGGGGCTCGTCCTCGAAGGCCGCGCCATGATCGCGCGTGCCCTCGTTCTCCCTCCGAGCGACGCACCGCTCGACGAAGCCATCGCCGCGGCGCTCCGCGACCCATCCCTCGTGCCCGAGATGCTCCCCAGGATGCCGCTTTCGGAGCTTTCGTAG